The following proteins are encoded in a genomic region of Lentimicrobiaceae bacterium:
- a CDS encoding flavodoxin-dependent (E)-4-hydroxy-3-methylbut-2-enyl-diphosphate synthase — protein sequence IFKIDKSVFNEEVVFVSRDTDVEKNKPYSVIVSNNDKPYLMNNNNEKVKQIVAPTDCKSIAYDDFHVTDIEENKNSIYKISSEISDINKLHVDLSIHLGNRLFNGLITDALWLHNNNFELETLSKLLNSILQATRKKNTQTEYIACPSCGCTLFNISEMLSEVKEATNHLTHLKIAVMGCIVNGPGEMNDADYGYIGAGPGVVSIYKKQNLVLNKIPQQIAVAKLVEVIKLNNDWVEKPVV from the coding sequence CGATCTTCAAAATTGATAAGAGTGTTTTCAATGAAGAAGTTGTTTTCGTTAGTAGAGATACAGATGTTGAAAAAAATAAACCTTACAGCGTTATTGTCTCCAACAATGACAAGCCATACTTGATGAACAATAATAATGAAAAAGTTAAGCAAATTGTTGCGCCTACTGATTGCAAATCAATTGCTTATGATGATTTTCATGTTACGGATATTGAAGAAAACAAAAATTCCATATACAAAATCAGTTCTGAAATTAGCGATATAAATAAATTGCATGTGGATTTATCTATACATTTGGGTAATAGATTGTTCAACGGATTGATAACTGATGCTTTGTGGCTACACAACAACAATTTTGAACTTGAAACCTTAAGCAAACTGCTAAACAGCATTTTACAAGCAACTCGCAAAAAAAACACTCAAACCGAGTATATAGCTTGTCCTTCATGCGGTTGCACACTGTTTAACATTTCAGAAATGCTTTCTGAAGTTAAGGAAGCAACAAATCACTTAACACACTTGAAAATAGCCGTCATGGGCTGTATAGTTAACGGACCCGGAGAAATGAATGATGCCGACTACGGCTACATTGGTGCAGGACCAGGTGTTGTGAGTATTTATAAAAAACAAAATCTTGTTTTAAATAAAATACCTCAACAAATTGCTGTAGCAAAACTTGTTGAGGTAATAAAACTTAATAACGATTGGGTTGAAAAACCTGTAGTTTAA